One Coccinella septempunctata chromosome 1, icCocSept1.1, whole genome shotgun sequence DNA window includes the following coding sequences:
- the LOC123313353 gene encoding uncharacterized protein LOC123313353, which yields MNQGGRGQRAGPLRSRPEVEPDGVSCGASGAAPRDGTVSQSSNVRSVRRSISLDGIRTRSADVPITRDGRTRWTIEENTLIMRVHYIAIELQATSGRTYRDLLTSTWNEINPERHSYPNLLANRVRWIMEHEKFSSVELEAIKRSIRPFAPPPSDETNYTEVEQPEIENQETTQLENLFKKNMQLYTKISPQNRPKIPRLKGSRNIHESVKEVNKIIKSTLKRNSTLEEVVDCVFAGAVTVCQENKIHITSRQPKPKEDKEPPWKQRLEKKINTIRKQIGKLHTYLNTNSPSRKTSKKVARIASEFRIKSIGERFKQDLTKLCDTLKQKVKALDNLKEQQQPRKNFRHRKTCMRHGRKYGVTKWNMMMKPLGSGKRRRKRRNMPWKKSP from the exons ATGAATCAGGGCGGTAGAGGGCAGCGGGCTGGCCCTCTTCGGAGCCGTCCAGAGGTAGAGCCTGATGGGGTCAGCTGTGGGGCaagcggcgcagccccccgagatggcaccgtaagCCAAAGCTCGAACGTAAGAAGTGTACGAAGAAGCATCAGCTTGGACGGAATTAGAACCCGTTCCGCGGATGTTCCTATCACACGAGATGGACGGACACGATGGACGATAGAGGAAAATACCCTCATAATGCGTGTCCACTACATAGCAATCGAACTGCAAGCAACATCCGGAAGAACCTACAGAGATCTCCTAACGAGTACCTGGAACGAGATAAACCCAGAGAGACACTCATATCCAAACTTACTGGCGAATAGAGTCAGATGGATTATGGAACATGAGAAATTTTCAAGTGTTGAGCTTGAAGCCATAAAACGAAGCATAAGACCTTTTGCTCCACCTCCATCCGACGAGACCAACTATACGGAAGTAGAACAGCCTGAGATCGAAAACCAGGAAACAACCCAACTGGAAAACCTCTTCAAGAAGAATATGCAACTCTACACAAAAATTTCCCCACAAAATAGACCAAAAATTCCAAGACTGAAGGGGTCACGCAACATCCATGAGAGTGTAAAGGaggtaaataaaataataaaatcaacCCTAAAAAGAAACTCCACCCTCGAAGAAGTGGTAGACTGTGTATTTGCTGGAGCTGTTACAGTTTGtcaagaaaataaaatacatatcaCCAGTAGACAGCCAAAACCAAAAGAAGACAAGGAACCACCATGGAAACAACGCCTGGAAAAAAAGATAAATACTATTAGAAAACAAATTGGAAAGCTTCATACTTACCTGAACACGAACTCACCAAGCAGAAAAACATCCAAAAAGGTCGCACGCATAGCATCCGAATTCCGCATCAAAAGCATCGGGGAACGGTTCAAACAAGATCTCACCAAATTATGTGACACCCTGAAACAAAAAGTTAAAGCATTAG ACAACTTGAAGGAACAACAACAACCGAGGAAGAATTTCCGACACCGCAAGACATGCATGCGACAT
- the LOC123313441 gene encoding uncharacterized protein LOC123313441: MLSGLLNKSGYGYVLDKVRKLKVSHQLYMDDLKLFAATEDQMRRLLEIVSSFSRTIGMEMGLAKCAVLNVRRGGIIEGDEVKLWDGSRIAYLKPQEGYKYLGVQQALDFKTAEVKESLKTKYFARIRSLLKAKLNSKALFTSINIWALPCISYSFGVVRWTSTELQAVDVQTRKLLTRFGVHHPHSSVSRLYIPRQDGGRGLQNIQITHNKMVLEMRKYFRSKNLPFYETICQADESSALQLAKPTINLREQTLEQLSEEWHSKALHGRYPGNLRSDSILRSESLTYLKAGYLFPETEGRIVAIQDQVIPTRAYIKRITNRNIPTDVCRKCSKFLETVQHVTSSCPILAPRDYMERHNAMAKIFHRELAKRTALMHEEGNLYTYQPCSVLENENFKLYWDTTIVTDRAVPHNRPDIVLFDKAEKSVSIIDVTVPADENISRAYTEKLTKYQDLAFELKEIYRLKKTSILPLIISVNGLVESHITENTRRLQLSTYLISQAQKEVILATARMVRRFLTSH; encoded by the coding sequence ATGCTGAGTGGGTTACTGAACAAATCTGGGTATGGATACGTACTAGATAAGGTCAGGAAATTGAAAGTCAGCCACCAACTCTATATGGACGACCTGAAGCTTTTCGCGGCCACTGAAGACCAGATGAGAAGACTGTTGGAGATAGTATCCTCCTTCAGCAGAacaataggaatggagatggGTTTGGCAAAGTGTGCGGTTCTGAATGTGAGAAGGGGCGGGATCATAGAAGGAGACGAGGTAAAACTGTGGGATGGCTCTAGAATAGCATACTTAAAACCACAAGAAGGGTACAAGTACCTGGGAGTGCAGCAGGCCCTCGACTTCAAGACAGCTGAAGTGAAAGAATCATTGAAGACTAAATACTTTGCCAGAATCAGGAGTCTACTGAAGGCTAAATTAAATTCCAAGGCACTCTTCACTTCGATTAATATATGGGCCTTACCTTGTATCAGCTATTCATTCGGAGTTGTGCGCTGGACATCTACGGAGCTGCAGGCGGTGGATGTACAGACAAGAAAGCTGCTGACTAGATTTGGTGTTCATCATCCCCATTCCTCGGTGAGTAGGCTCTATATACCTAGGCAGGACGGAGGCAGGGGACTGCAAAATATacaaataacacataacaagaTGGTGTTagaaatgagaaaatatttcAGGTCTAAAAACTTACCTTTTTATGAGACCATATGTCAGGCAGATGAGTCCTCGGCACTGCAGCTCGCGAAACCTACCATAAACCTCAGGGAACAGACACTCGAGCAGCTCTCGGAGGAGTGGCACAGCAAGGCACTGCACGGTAGATACCCTGGGAATTTAAGATCAGACAGTATCCTGAGGTCAGAATCGCTTACTTACCTCAAAGCAGGGTACCTTTTTCCGGAGACGGAAGGAAGAATAGTAGCTATCCAGGATCAAGTCATACCAACACGTGCATATATCAAGAGGATTACTAATCGTAATATTCCTACTGACGTCTGCCGAAAATGCTCCAAATTCCTGGAAACAGTGCAACATGTCACATCCTCTTGCCCAATTTTAGCTCCTAGGGACTATATGGAACGCCATAATGCGATGGCAAAGATTTTTCATAGGGAACTCGCGAAAAGGACAGCTTTGATGCACGAGGAAGGGAACCTTTATACTTACCAACCATGCAGTGtcctagaaaatgaaaattttaaattgtacTGGGACACGACTATTGTCACGGATAGAGCAGTACCACACAACCGCCCGGACATTGTGTTGTTTGATAAGGCTGAAAAATCTGTGTCCATAATAGATGTCACAGTGCCCGCAGACGAGAATATCTCCAGAGCTTATACGGAGAAGCTGACTAAGTACCAGGATCTCGCATTCGAACTGAAAGAGATTTACAGGTTAAAGAAAACGTCGATTCTCCCATTAATAATATCCGTGAATGGTTTGGTAGAGAGTCATATCACAGAGAACACGAGACGTCTACAATTAAGTACCTACCTTATCAGCCAGGCACAGAAGGAGGTCATTTTGGCGACCGCGCGAATGGTTCGAAGATTCCTAACCAGTCACTGA